The Candidatus Latescibacter sp. genomic interval TTGGGCTCATTCCAGCGCCAGCGCTTGGTGGCGTAATCGAGAAGTTTCACCTGCGCCTCGAACTGGGTGCGGCTTCCGGCGATGACCTTGTCCAGGTTTTCACGTTTGCGGAGTATCGCGTATTCGGGACGGTCAGCTTTTTCCCACACCCAGTTGACCGAGGAGTACCGGATAGGGGGATTGTCGGCTTCCACTACATAGATATTCTTGTGGAGCGGCACCGGGAACGATTCTTTGAAATCCGCAGAGACTTTTACCGCCTTGACCGCCGGGCTTACGAGGGGATTTTCAGTGGAGAGAACGGCTTTCAACTGGAGATAGCGCCGCAGGAACTTTTTCCCCTCCATTTCGAGGGATACAGCAGGCCCGCTCCCGATTGCTTCGTACGGTTCCCATTCGGATGAATAGGGGCTGGCATTCGTGCCTTTCCGCATATACAAGGCGACCGTGGTTCCGGGAGGAACTTCCGAATCGGCGGAGATACGCAGTTTCTGGATGGTATGCATCTGCACGATCAGGTCTTCCTGAGTCTTCTTCCAGAGGTCGATCACCGGCGTTTCCAGCCAGCCGCTTTTGACATACCGGTTCAGACAGATACGCACCTCGTATTCGGCCCGGTCCTGGCCGATGGGGCCGAAGGGACTTTCTTTCCAGGTTTCGCCGCCATTGGCGGATTTGAACGAGGTCTTACCGGCCGCTTTGGAGTCGCCGCCCCCGGCTTCGAATTCGTCGGCGCGCGCCAGGTAGATGCTCCATCCCTCGGCTGCGGTTTTTGCTTCCGGACAGGAGAGGTCAATCACGTTCTTCCCTTTTTTCAGCCATTCCGCCGGAAATTCCACCCAGCGGAACCGCTCATACCCTTTCGACTGCCAGGTGTCCATCTGTGAGCGATGGCCGTTCACCTCGAACGTAAGCGCGAATTTCCCCCTTCGGTTAAGAAAAATGAACATCCAGGCTTTCGCCGCACGGGGGTCGTCGAGGGCGAGTACCTTTCGGGCGCGGTTTGAGCCCCATACCTCATCGGTGTTCACTCCCTTGTCGCTCACTCCGGCGCCGGGGCTGTCATTTTCTACCGGCTCGTTGTTGAACAGGCGCACCCCGCCCTTCGGGTCTTTCATCAGCTTGTGCATGAACCCGGAATCATAGATTTGCCGGGCGTCCGCGCTCCAGGTGATTGTTTCCACCTGCGCAGAGGCGGCCATACTGCATAGGAAAAGCGGCAGGAATACTGCAAAAAAAAGATTTCGCTTCACGTAGTTTTCTCCTTTTGATGATTTATTAGACAGGATTTACAAGAATTATTAACTCACCCCCTGACCCCCTCTGCCTCTTCTAAACAAGTGATCAAACAAATTTGTTACTTCATCAGCAGCATTTTCTTCACTGCTGTATGATTTCCGGCGTAGAGCTTCGCAATGTAGACTCCAGAAGAAACCGACCTGCCGGAATCGTCTCTCCCATCCCAGAGAATAGAATGTGCACCCGCTGTGGTTTGCTCTGAAACCAGTTTTCGCACACTACGTCCCATAATGTCGTATACGACCAATGTTGTTTTGCCAGGAGCGGAAAGATTGAACACAATGGTTGTGGAAGGGTTGAACGGGTTTGGGTAGTTGCCTGCTATGACTACAGGCTTGGGAATATTTGGATCATTTTCATCGATAGAGGTACTCGTCTCAGGAATGTAATGGTAGAGTCCGGCCCCAGCTATCCAGATTGAACCATCGGGCGCTTCTGCGGTTTCAACGATCCGACCGCTTGGGATTGGGGAATTCTCCCTTGTAAAGGTCTCCAATTTTATTCCGTCAAACCTGCATAAGCCGCTGTCAGTGCTGATCCAGAAGTTTCTGTTTCTATCGATCATTATATGATTAACCATATTATTGGGCAGACCGTCGTTCATTGTGGCGAACACTGTCCATGATACACCATCAAATCTGATAAGGCCGATATTACTAGCGAACCAGACATCGTTGTTAACGCCGAAAGATACATAGTTCCAGTCACGAACAGGCAGTCCGATGGTGCTGCCTGTATACAATTTCCATTTATCACCGTCGAAATATGCAGTACCTTTCCACCCGGTAACCCAGACTCCCCGCTTATCGTCAGCGGCAATGGATGTTACATAATCCACCCCGATTTCTCCACTTGCATATTTTATCCATTCACCGCCAAATTCATAGCGGTAAACGTTGCCATGACCGTCTCCTGCCCAAGCTTGTTTCGATGTGGCAGTTCCAGCCCGTAACACATCCTCGAATATGGGATAATCCTGGGCTCGAAAGGTCGTCCACTCTCCATTTCGATAATATCGTACGTCCCGGCCGAAGAACCACATGCAGTCAGTTCCACCGACTGCGATATCATTGATCCAGCCGATATCCCTGTACAAACTCCATGTGCCATCGTGAAACCGTACTGCCGGTTGCGGCCACATGGTGAACCAGCCTGCCATCCAGAGAGAACCGTCATCGCCTACAGCAATATCACCGGGTGTCCCGACGTGGTAAGGGTAAATGAGATTCGGCTCAGGAACGAAAAAACTCCATTTGTCTTCAGAATAACGGCCGAGGACTGAATAATTGGCGTAGACTTCCCCGCAATCGGCGCTGACCCAAAGATCGCTGCCGTTTGCATATAACTCTGTAAAACCGAAGAAGGAATGAGGCGCGATAGCTGAGAGGAGAGCTTGGCGAAATGAATCGGTTTTATCCTCAATAATTCCTCTGCTGACACGATATATGTGATTTTCATGTGTGAAGCACCAGATACTGTTATCGGATGTTGCAGTCACATGACCGACATTGACACCGGAAATACTGCCGCCAAGGTTATAATCCTTTACTTCTGAAAAATCGTAGGAATACAGGGAGGTTGACAGGCTGAACCATATCATTCCATCGGGAGCAAGGGTCAGATTGCCCAGTGCGAATCCAGGCTGATCGAGCAAAACCTTCCAAGTCCCCTTTTCCCTTTTGACAATGCTCGAACCGCCCTCCCTTTTACACGACAGATAAAGCTCTCCCTGTTTGTCAACATCGAGGGATATTGGTATAAAACCAACCGGTAAACCATTCACTGCCGTCTGTTGAACCAGCGAATCGCTTATTACTCTAAAGAGAAGACCATCGCCGATAAGCCAAATACTGCCTTCACCGTCACGAACAATATCCTGCACATACGGTTGCTGACGGTTTCCACCAGGATAAGGATTGTTGAATAAGCGCCAGGTATCGGTCTGTAAGTTATACCTGTATAAACCGGAACCTCTTTGTGTATCGCCGGGAATATAAGTAGCAACGAGCAAGGTATTATCATTTTCATGAACTATACGGTTGGCTGCTGTAGCCGGAAATCCTTCTACCCGCGTAACACGGCTGTAGGTGAAATTATTCTGGTCAAGGATGAAGAGGCCGCTCCCGGCGGCGCAATAAAGCTTGCCATTCAGGAATGCAATATCTTCGATGCCCTGTATCGGGATGTAGTACTCCCACTGACCGGCAAATACCGGGGTATACAAAAGACAGAATACGGTGATATTGATGATAAAGCGGCAGTGTAATTTCAATGGTAACCACCTTCAAATCATGGTTCAGACACATACCCCATTAATTTTTCCATATTGGAAATGAATCCGCCGGTGCTGATGCCCTGCACCTGACGGCGGGGTGAGGTGATGGGGTCGGAATAATTGGGGATGGTTATTGAGGTTACCCATGCACCCCGCGGGTCCATGGACTGGATGAGTTTTTTCACCGTTTCGGGATCGGATGCCGGTCTTTTTTCTGCGCGCTTCTTCCGGGCATGGTAGGATGCACGGGCTTCCTGGGGAGACATCGCTTTAACTTTTTCATAGGCAGCCTTCAGTCTCTCGCAGTCGATCTGCGCGGTCATCCCCATATGAGTGATGGGATTCTCAAGGTTGTAATCCACCCAGTAACGGCCGTTCTCCATGGTAGTCCCCTTTCGATGGGCAACAAGCGGTTTGTTGGTGCCCACTTCCAGAAAGCGCCCGTGCGTGTATTTTTTGGAGGGATCGCGGTTTATGATTGAGTTCTCCAGCCAGCGGATGGCAAGGGGGATCGGACAAAGGTAGCGCCGGTCGCCGGTGATCATATAGAACTGCTCCAGATCCCTTAGACAGCCAACCGTTATTTGTGTACTCCATGCTGCTGGTTCATAGGAACGCGCCTGGGCAGGTTGAATGTTCATATTATACTGTGCTGACCATCCTGCTTGTTCCTCCGGTCCCTGGGACAGGAGATAGAAATCCATCCCGCGCCGCGCCGCTTTGATATATTGTTCATCGCCGAGTTTTTCCCAGGCATCGATAAGGAGAAAGATGTTGTTGGGGATAACACCGTCATTGAACGTGTAATAAGAGGTATAATCGGCAAGACCGTCATGGGTATACTCATACCGTAGAGGGTAGCGCTGCGGCCAGCCTCCGTTGGGGTATTGGGCTTCGAGTACGAAATTTAGCCCTTTCATAAGCGGAGTCAGCAAAACCGGGTCAAGAGTGGCCATGTAGAGATCGAGGAGATACTGACAGGAACTTGAAGTGGTTTCATCATCGAACGTGCAGTTGCCGTAATAGTGGTAATATTCCTCCCATCCCCAGCACTTTGAACCCACATCGTTATACCACTTCTGAATCCCCGGCATGTCGAAATCGATGAGGTAATGCCAGCCGCCTTCTGGATGCTGCCCCCAGACGATCGCCTCTGCCACACGCCTGGCATAGCCGAGGTAGATGGAATCTCCGGTTGTTTTCCATGCATCGTGAAAAAGCTCGCCGACTCCGTTGGTTGCGCCCTGCACCCATATCTGGCTTTTACGGGCCGGGACCTCTCCCCACCGCTCGGAAAGATCGGCGGAATAGTTCCAGACGAACCCTCCGCGGGTGGATACGGTATTCATCATGAAATCGGAGGCTTTCCGCATGGCGGCAAGAACCTCTTTCTGCTCCAATGCTTTCTCGGGTTTTTTCTGCGCCGCCGCCAGAGCATCAGGCGCGAAATTCAAGAGCGCGAAAGCTATACATGATAACACGCATCGATGGAATGAAAAGTGCATCTTCCTATCTCCTCTGGATAAGTTTCTATCGATAGATGCCGAAACGGTTTCACCGTTCCCGAGAAGCGGCAACAAGTTCGGCATGACACGTGTCATCCTGATTTAGAATAGATGCCGAAACAAGTTCGGCATGACATAGTCACCCTGAACTCGTTTCAGGGTCTGATGACATCAGTTTTCCGCAATACTTTATCAAATCAGGACACAGGCGCTTCTCCCTTGCTGCGCTCCGGCGCGTTCAATCTCCGGGCCTGGATGTCAAGGGGCTCGATATCTTCGATGGATCGTTCGCTGCCGGCGCCCAGATCGGCGAACTTACGGGCGCTGACCAGCACTCTCGACTCCAGGGACCCTACAGCCTGATTGTAAGAGTCCACACTGCGGTTGAGCGCACGGCCCAGATTGGAAAAGTGTTCTGTCAGGGTTACTATACGTGTATAGACCTCTTTCCCAAGGTCGCTGATACGGCGGGCGTTTTCGGCCAGGCGCTCCTCCCGCCAGCCCATCGCCACCACCCGGAGAAGCACGATTAGCGTAGTGGGCGCGGCGAGCACAACCCGGTTGGCGATGCCTTCCTCGATAAGGGAAGGATCCACCCGAAGCGCTGTTGAATAAAACACTTCCCCGGGAAGGAAGAGCACCACCAGGTCAGGGGAATCGGCGAACTGCTTCCAGTATTCCTTCTTTCCGAGATTCCGTATCTGATCTTTCACATTCCGTGCAAATGAGACCAGCATTTCCTCGCGGGCTTTTTCATCAGATAGATCGAGGGAGTCGATATAGGCGTTTATGGGAGTCTTGGCGTCGACCGCTATGTTACGGCCCCCGGGAAGGCGCACCACCAGGTCGGGACGCTGCACGCCGGTTTCAGTGGAAGCGCTTTGCTGCTCAAAGAAATCGCAGTACTCAAGCATTCCGGCAAGCTCCACTGTATTTCTGAGCTGGATTTCGCCCCATCGCCCACGGATTTCAGGCCGCCGGAAGGCATCGGCCAGCTTCCCAGTCTCCTTTTTCAGCTCTTTCTGGCTTTCAAGGAGAGCGCGCACCTGCTCAGTGAGCATACCGTATGCCTGCCCCCGTTTATCCTCCATCTCGCGGACATGGATCTCATATTTGGTGAGATTCTCCGCCAGCGGTTTGACCAGGTTCTCAACCGCTTTTTCCTTCTTTTCCAGATCGCTTCTGGCCTCGGATTGGAATTTTTCGAGAGTGGTCTTGGCCAGATCGAGGAACTGCTGGTTGTTGTTCCGAAGCGCCTCCAGGGAAAGCGCCTTGAAAGCATTCCTTA includes:
- a CDS encoding transglutaminase-like domain-containing protein, yielding MKRNLFFAVFLPLFLCSMAASAQVETITWSADARQIYDSGFMHKLMKDPKGGVRLFNNEPVENDSPGAGVSDKGVNTDEVWGSNRARKVLALDDPRAAKAWMFIFLNRRGKFALTFEVNGHRSQMDTWQSKGYERFRWVEFPAEWLKKGKNVIDLSCPEAKTAAEGWSIYLARADEFEAGGGDSKAAGKTSFKSANGGETWKESPFGPIGQDRAEYEVRICLNRYVKSGWLETPVIDLWKKTQEDLIVQMHTIQKLRISADSEVPPGTTVALYMRKGTNASPYSSEWEPYEAIGSGPAVSLEMEGKKFLRRYLQLKAVLSTENPLVSPAVKAVKVSADFKESFPVPLHKNIYVVEADNPPIRYSSVNWVWEKADRPEYAILRKRENLDKVIAGSRTQFEAQVKLLDYATKRWRWNEPNPEYPEWDALSILDRIDKAGGGGMCIQFNLLLAGACMSYGWQARLVGIDGHEVCEVWSDDYGKWIYFDAYNWNHVMCDIRTGAPLSMLELHKIYLDYFYPDRPMDWLSDYRFGDDAVAKRADKPPIIRSSSTYNDRSSGDYGGFMQSRILRIIPRNNWFEKSWPRPLSHGTDSSWPWDGYVTWYDDRTPPRIQYSWYTDRSRDMWPDLNKTHISASQGYGNDRLYLEFETYTPNFSHFEVNTDDNGWEKAEDRWNWLLVPGKNTLQVRAVNKQGSKGKPASITVNRVELPFKEWEMK
- a CDS encoding pectate lyase, translating into MPNLLPLLGNGETVSASIDRNLSRGDRKMHFSFHRCVLSCIAFALLNFAPDALAAAQKKPEKALEQKEVLAAMRKASDFMMNTVSTRGGFVWNYSADLSERWGEVPARKSQIWVQGATNGVGELFHDAWKTTGDSIYLGYARRVAEAIVWGQHPEGGWHYLIDFDMPGIQKWYNDVGSKCWGWEEYYHYYGNCTFDDETTSSSCQYLLDLYMATLDPVLLTPLMKGLNFVLEAQYPNGGWPQRYPLRYEYTHDGLADYTSYYTFNDGVIPNNIFLLIDAWEKLGDEQYIKAARRGMDFYLLSQGPEEQAGWSAQYNMNIQPAQARSYEPAAWSTQITVGCLRDLEQFYMITGDRRYLCPIPLAIRWLENSIINRDPSKKYTHGRFLEVGTNKPLVAHRKGTTMENGRYWVDYNLENPITHMGMTAQIDCERLKAAYEKVKAMSPQEARASYHARKKRAEKRPASDPETVKKLIQSMDPRGAWVTSITIPNYSDPITSPRRQVQGISTGGFISNMEKLMGYVSEP
- a CDS encoding T9SS type A sorting domain-containing protein, with the translated sequence MKLHCRFIINITVFCLLYTPVFAGQWEYYIPIQGIEDIAFLNGKLYCAAGSGLFILDQNNFTYSRVTRVEGFPATAANRIVHENDNTLLVATYIPGDTQRGSGLYRYNLQTDTWRLFNNPYPGGNRQQPYVQDIVRDGEGSIWLIGDGLLFRVISDSLVQQTAVNGLPVGFIPISLDVDKQGELYLSCKREGGSSIVKREKGTWKVLLDQPGFALGNLTLAPDGMIWFSLSTSLYSYDFSEVKDYNLGGSISGVNVGHVTATSDNSIWCFTHENHIYRVSRGIIEDKTDSFRQALLSAIAPHSFFGFTELYANGSDLWVSADCGEVYANYSVLGRYSEDKWSFFVPEPNLIYPYHVGTPGDIAVGDDGSLWMAGWFTMWPQPAVRFHDGTWSLYRDIGWINDIAVGGTDCMWFFGRDVRYYRNGEWTTFRAQDYPIFEDVLRAGTATSKQAWAGDGHGNVYRYEFGGEWIKYASGEIGVDYVTSIAADDKRGVWVTGWKGTAYFDGDKWKLYTGSTIGLPVRDWNYVSFGVNNDVWFASNIGLIRFDGVSWTVFATMNDGLPNNMVNHIMIDRNRNFWISTDSGLCRFDGIKLETFTRENSPIPSGRIVETAEAPDGSIWIAGAGLYHYIPETSTSIDENDPNIPKPVVIAGNYPNPFNPSTTIVFNLSAPGKTTLVVYDIMGRSVRKLVSEQTTAGAHSILWDGRDDSGRSVSSGVYIAKLYAGNHTAVKKMLLMK
- the rmuC gene encoding DNA recombination protein RmuC; its protein translation is MSTILIIFTGLMAGGFAVWMLKRGEAVSLKQRLADLETRNNQLSEDLSAEKTLRVRAETNLEAECRMSAEKLALIEAKGEDLRNAFKALSLEALRNNNQQFLDLAKTTLEKFQSEARSDLEKKEKAVENLVKPLAENLTKYEIHVREMEDKRGQAYGMLTEQVRALLESQKELKKETGKLADAFRRPEIRGRWGEIQLRNTVELAGMLEYCDFFEQQSASTETGVQRPDLVVRLPGGRNIAVDAKTPINAYIDSLDLSDEKAREEMLVSFARNVKDQIRNLGKKEYWKQFADSPDLVVLFLPGEVFYSTALRVDPSLIEEGIANRVVLAAPTTLIVLLRVVAMGWREERLAENARRISDLGKEVYTRIVTLTEHFSNLGRALNRSVDSYNQAVGSLESRVLVSARKFADLGAGSERSIEDIEPLDIQARRLNAPERSKGEAPVS